In one Yarrowia lipolytica chromosome 1A, complete sequence genomic region, the following are encoded:
- a CDS encoding uncharacterized protein (Compare to YALI0A14740g, weakly similar to uniprot|Q03984 Saccharomyces cerevisiae YDR179wa hypothetical protein, similar to Saccharomyces cerevisiae YDR179W-A; ancestral locus Anc_8.379): MTSTETAASLDHLVRQVLLPDSEPSKPVLELLPVPTSCSDAVNTQWYALAALICRHMVQSWYSRISDDPGFVTEMVEVLAKISRDVDTRLQTIDYETALLDGLPYLIDSHFEAVDRAKALQGSAFLPVNSLSEGLRVFRPHRAISGVPDDHSELVYQKLLAQQITTILLKRQKIDSKVAHAFISAILHDVVLTTLFERLSEPWMLYEIIIKVCDLLPDNSKTPEKNDNGGGRVVETLGYLVSNGVTIATETFYAARTYVRSGFDFYEKNSVDPTLADQQDEGDSDKEKENERKTRIAPKPVTSRYFFQLLVNISNIRAKKPLLASTLSYLSVFLEMQPLAVSIRNVVVNSMNKHVLREKTAELILRSARTTLFPNNGPMGAPRVLPTVLEQYDIRQNARDALSRVFPPFVGNVTTDIDLWLDHLSNKEVNKLLLYYLCDYLLQLAFPELSEKVE, translated from the coding sequence ATGACCAGCACGGAAACGGCAGCTTCTCTCGACCATCTGGTTCGCCAGGTGCTGCTTCCCGACAGCGAGCCGTCCAAGCCCGTTCTGGAGCTTTTGCCGGTGCCCACGTCGTGTTCCGATGCCGTCAACACCCAGTGGTACGCTCTGGCGGCGCTCATCTGTCGCCACATGGTACAATCGTGGTACTCGCGGATTTCCGACGACCCTGGCTTTGTGACGGAGATGGTGGAAGTGCTTGCTAAGATCTCGCGGGATGTGGACACCCGGCTGCAGACAATTGACTACGAGACGGCGCTCCTGGACGGGCTTCCGTACCTGATTGATTCGCATTTCGAGGCAGTGGACCGGGCCAAGGCATTGCAGGGCTCGGCGTTTCTTCCAGTCAACTCGCTTTCCGAGGGTCTGCGGGTGTTTCGACCCCATAGAGCTATTTCCGGAGTCCCTGACGACCACTCGGAGCTGGTGTACCAAAAGCTACTGGCGCAACAGATCACAACAATTCTCCTGAAACGACAGAAGATTGACAGCAAGGTGGCACACGCCTTCATCTCGGCGATCCTGCACGACGTGGTGCTCACCACCCTCTTTGAGCGGCTCTCGGAACCCTGGATGCTCTATGAGATCATCATCAAGGTGTGCGACCTGCTGCCTGACAACAGCAAGACCCCCGAAAAGAACGACAATGGCGGCGGCAGAGTGGTGGAAACACTGGGATACCTGGTGTCTAACGGCGTCACTATTGCTACAGAAACCTTTTACGCAGCCAGAACGTATGTCAGATCAGGGTTCGACTTTTACGAGAAGAATTCAGTCGACCCAACACTGGCGGACCAACAAGACGAAGGCGACagcgacaaggagaaggaaaacGAGAGGAAAACGAGAATTGCGCCCAAACCAGTCACATCGAGATACTTTTTCCAACTACTGGTGAACATCAGCAACATTCGCGCAAAGAAACCGCTGCTGGCCAGCACCCTGTCCTATCTGTCTGTATTCCTGGAGATGCAGCCGCTGGCGGTGTCGATTCGAAACGTGGTGGTTAACTCCATGAACAAGCACGTTTTGCGTGAAAAGACTGCCGAACTCATTCTCAGAAGCGCCCGGACCACCTTGTTCCCCAACAACGGGCCTATGGGAGCTCCCAGGGTGCTTCCTACGGTGCTGGAACAGTACGACATTCGCCAGAATGCCCGAGATGCCCTATCGCGCGTATTCCCGCCGTTTGTGGGGAACGTGACCACAGACATCGATCTTTGGCTGGACCACCTGAGcaacaaggaggtcaacaagctgctgctttaTTATCTGTGCGATTACTTGTTGCAGCTGGCTTTTCCCGAGCTGTCTGAAAAGGTGGAGTAG
- a CDS encoding uncharacterized protein (Compare to YALI0A14762g, some similarities with wi|NCU08342.1 Neurospora crassa NCU08342.1 hypothetical protein), protein MEELRALIKAQPRPLSPRIVHDLVQQALTSRHIFSFGELLDLDEISNGRQDDPWIQTLRIFAYGTWSDYVAQKEPANLPDLTEKQATKLRQLSIISLITDDPSVQQEGILKYHDIEKAVGLGEESQLEDLAIDCIYRGLFQGRINSQLHLVEECRLGNVERDVSPAQAVEIEAALTELLNRSQNVLDELEESIKQVEHDAHERNLSVQKYNQLLKTKPKPAVSKTKS, encoded by the coding sequence aTGGAGGAACTACGAGCTCTTATCAAAGCGCAACCGCGGCCGCTATCGCCTCGAATCGTCCACGACCTGGTTCAGCAGGCGCTCACGTCCCGACACATTTTTTCGTTTGGCGAATTGCTCGACTTGGACGAGATTAGCAACGGTCGGCAAGACGACCCGTGGATCCAGACGCTGCGAATCTTTGCGTACGGCACGTGGTCCGACTACGTGGCGCAGAAGGAGCCCGCAAACCTGCCGGATCTCACAGAAAAACAGGCAACCAAACTCCGACAGCTGTCCATCATCTCGCTCATCACAGACGACCCCAGCGTGCAGCAGGAGGGCATTCTCAAGTACCacgacattgagaaggCGGTGGGGCTAGGCGAGGAGAGCCAGCTGGAGGATCTCGCTATTGACTGCATTTACCGAGGTCTGTTCCAGGGCCGAATCAACTCGCAACTGcatctggtggaggagtgtCGGTTGGGCAATGTGGAAAGAGACGTGTCTCCCGCACAGGCggtggagattgaggctGCGCTGACGGAGCTGCTCAATCGTAGCCAGAACGTGCTGGATGAGCTGGAGGAAAGCATCAAGCAGGTTGAGCATGACGCACACGAGCGAAACTTGTCGGTGCAGAAATACAACCAACTGCTCAAGACGAAACCCAAGCCTGCGGTATCGAAAACGAAGTCTTAA
- a CDS encoding uncharacterized protein (Compare to YALI0A14784g, similar to Saccharomyces cerevisiae TIM18 (YOR297C); ancestral locus Anc_8.767, some similarities with uniprot|P37298 Saccharomyces cerevisiae YDR178w SDH4 succinate dehydrogenase membrane anchor subunit for SDH2P), with amino-acid sequence MLRSTLRLSTPAFKAGMTPQLMMRSPIAMRNHKMFGTIPQPPGGIVGTVNDAAPVPPANPTKGSYHWTFERILVVGLIPMTVLPFATGSISPVLDATLGATLLIHSQLGFESCITDYIPKRVYGSIHNYAMYLLYGGTVVGLYGLYKLETEDVGLTGTIKKIWNA; translated from the coding sequence atgCTCAGATCCACCCTCCGACTGTCCACCCCCGCCTTCAAGGCCGGCATGACCCCCCAGCTCATGATGCGATCTCCCATCGCCATGCGAAACCACAAGATGTTCGGCACCATCCCCCAGCCTCCCGGAGGCATTGTCGGCACCGTCAACGACGCCGCCCCCGTTCCCCCCGCCAACCCCACCAAGGGCTCCTACCACTGGACCTTTGAGCGAATCCTTGTCGTCGGCCTCATCCCCATGACCGTGCTGCCCTTCGCCACCGGCTCCATCTCCCCCGTTCTGGACGCCACTCTCGGTGCTACTCTCCTGATCCACTCTCAGCTTGGTTTCGAGTCTTGCATTACCGACTACATCCCCAAGCGAGTCTACGGCTCCATTCACAACTACGCCATGTACCTGCTGTACGGAGGAACCGTGGTTGGTCTCTACGGTCTCTACAAGCTCGAGACTGAGGATGTCGGCCTCACCGGAaccatcaagaagatctGGAACGCTTAA
- a CDS encoding uncharacterized protein (Compare to YALI0A14806g, similar to uniprot|P11913 Neurospora crassa Mitochondrial processing peptidase beta subunit): MNSLLRLPALKRGVFTMSKRGLATTVSPKTRTSNLKNGLTIASESNPLVQTATVGVWIDAGSRNENAYNNGTAHFFEHLAFKGTDKRSQHQLELDIENMGGHLNAYTSRESTVYYAKSFKDDVPKSVEILADILQHSKLAESAIDREREVITRELEEVNKQYEEVVFDHLHATAFMNQPLGRTILGPRENIQTITNTELRKFITENYTADRMVLVGAGAVDHDALVELAEKYFSHLPSSQSPVPLGTPRSSGEDANQNPIPNFVGSEVRLRDDTMPVAHIAIAVEGVSWTSEDYYTALVAQAIIGNYDRAVGTSRHQGSRLSNIVSENNLANSFQSFSTSYSDTGLWGIYLTSENTTQIDDLVHFTLKEWNRLSTSVSNLQVERAKSQLKAGLLLSLDGTTYVAEDIGRQLTTLGRRVTPAEVEAKLEAVTEHDVRAWAQKTLYDKDIALVGLGPIEGLYDYNRIRNDMSMMRW; encoded by the coding sequence ATGAACTCTCTTCTGCGACTGCCCGCCCTCAAGCGAGGTGTCTTCACCATGTCCAAGCGAGGTCTTGCCACCACGGTTTCCCCCAAGACTCGAacctccaacctcaagaacgGACTGACCATTGCCTCCGAGTCCAACCCTCTGGTGCAGACCGCCACCGTGGGCGTGTGGATCGACGCCGGCTCGCGAAACGAGAACGCCTACAACAACGGAACCGCCCATTTCTTCGAGCATCTGGCCTTCAAGGGCACCGACAAGCGATCCCAGCACCAGCTCGAGCTCGACATTGAGAACATGGGCGGCCACCTCAACGCCTACACCTCGCGAGAGTCCACCGTCTACTACGCCAAGTCGTTCAAGGACGACGTGCCCAAGTCGGTGGAGATCCTCGCCGACATTCTGCAGCACTCCAAGCTGGCCGAGTCTGCCATTGACCGAGAACGAGAGGTCATCACCCgggagctcgaggaggtcAACAAGCAGTACGAGGAGGTTGTCTTCGACCACCTGCACGCCACCGCCTTCATGAACCAGCCCCTGGGCCGAACCATCCTGGGCCCCCGAGAGAACATCcagaccatcaccaacaccgAGCTGCGAAAGTTCATCACCGAGAACTACACCGCCGACCGAATGGTCCTGGTCGGAGCCGGAGCCGTCGACCACGACGCCCTCGTCGAGCTCGCCGAGAAGTACTTCTCCCACCTGCCCTCTTCCCAGTCTCCCGTTCCCCTCGGTACCCCCCGATCTTCTGGTGAGGACGCCAACCAGAACCCCATCCCCAACTTTGTGGGATCCGAGGTCCGACTCCGAGACGACACCATGCCCGTGGCCCACATTGCCATTGCCGTCGAGGGTGTCTCTTGGACCTCCGAGGACTACTACACTGCCCTGGTCGCCCAGGCCATCATCGGCAACTACGACCGAGCCGTCGGCACCTCCCGACACCAGGGCTCTCGTCTCTCCAACATTGTGTCTGAGAACAACCTGGCCAACTCTTTCCAGTCCTTCTCCACTTCTTACTCCGACACCGGTCTGTGGGGTATCTACCTGACCTCCGAGAACACCACTCAGATTGACGATCTCGTCCACTTTACTCTCAAGGAGTGGAACCGACTGTCCACCTCTGTGTCCAACCTGCAGGTTGAGCGAGCCAAGTCCCAGCTCAAGGCCGGTCTCCTTCTGTCTCTGGACGGCACCACCTACGTTGCCGAGGACATTGGACGACAGCTCACCACCCTGGGCCGACGAGTCACCCCCGCTGAGGTCGAGGCCAAGCTCGAGGCCGTCACCGAGCACGACGTCCGAGCCTGGGCCCAGAAGACTCTCTACGACAAGGATATTGCTCTGGTCGGACTGGGTCCTATCGAGGGTCTCTACGATTACAACCGAATCCGAAACGACATGAGCATGATGAGATGGTAA
- a CDS encoding uncharacterized protein (Compare to YALI0A14839g, weakly similar to uniprot|P32361 Saccharomyces cerevisiae YHR079c IRE1 protein) — MKNRLYGLIALLGWGASLGASDNNNHHNHHNNMNNVGIVANVAPNVAYEVTAHADPSHVVEQSTDAIHTARALKEWELSDIILVATIDGGLYARDRATGTEVWSVTGNGPLVKVFEHQDEYEENVTWVVEPLGEGTLFYFTQTDGMRQLPLSIEKLVQESPFALDGKVYTGTRKTTLFAIDTQTGEIVQSFGGDLSGVRTEREDEPEYGSNASGVIMIGRTQYDLSIYRQGASVWNVTYSTWGPNNRDIDLARQHSVSMDNLYVTPFHEKLLVGVETTLGYRPHWETYIPSCVINVFDILKDKRGASDDGHGQDVSNVLLPQPRVEAPQNGHVPAIYVHQAADGGFFAISEHYFPYLVKSAPLSKWSTSSYSSYPKDRFAQNLADIICGVHDSYYMVRRVSPDKDEMLLLNPAGSQALIEGQRYDGVRDGMSPRYGKEGQQQGDKRGDSGDSTTAGFTLLSLLLPLLESPITALLLRIVENILTVVVILGIVYAAIRFDFVPPQVKEIIDAISALRKGAAREVGEKDSVEKEDKVEKVEREEKEQKKDNATIVLDKVDVKDKVDEIVVDKMDVREELKEGAVDETKVDETMEETKEATKDETKDETKDETKDETKEETKDETKDVNGVDVEKTEEKFSKEVVSEVNAVENNSAENDSSDLQPLTSDDTPSADTLSTPSTPKVKFGDVSVVADKNNSDSESEESNLAESITSLNGSSLSKSSSTASITGMTPKKRKRGSRGGRRNQKNKEVPSTAADGVITSPNSAADLTQVAAEKSGPIVIDNSIQTLSQPVSEQADDIQFQSSVLVVSKEIIGKGSHGTIVYKGTFENREVAVKRMLVDNYDVASHEVSLLQESDDHPNVIRYYCKQQNNHFLYIALEWCPGTLEDVFEDSSDKFPGVKENMNHVTVLEQIAEGVKYLHSLKIVHRDIKPQNILVAPVKKRRAKKANPDDKYAVRMLISDFGLCKRLENDQSSFRATTANGGAGTSGWRAPEVLNDDSNRRATRALDIFSLGCVFFYVLTGGSHPFGDRYLKESNIIRGIYNLDALDEAIPHLAVEARDLITHMICRDPSKRPSAEEVCRHPLFWNHKEQLDFLLEVSDRFEIEPRDPPSELLMQLERDAPSVVGSNWQEQLDPLLLENLGKYRKYHGDRVMDLLRAFRNKYHHFNDMPPELQKLMSPLPKGYMEYFTSRFPNLLMSIYYVVKDNLRHEHAFERFFEDH; from the coding sequence ATGAAAAACCGGCTGTATGGACTGATTGCCTTGTTGGGCTGGGGAGCGTCGTTGGGCGCTTCggacaacaacaaccaccacaaccatCACAACAACATGAACAATGTGGGCATCGTCGCCAACGTGGCGCCCAATGTGGCGTACGAGGTGACGGCCCACGCGGACcccagtcacgtggtcgAACAGAGCACAGACGCAATACACACCGCTCGCGCATTGAAGGAATGGGAGCTCAGCGACATCATCCTCGTTGCAACGATAGACGGCGGACTCTATGCGCGGGATAGAGCCACGGGAACAGAGGTGTGGAGCGTGACGGGAAACGGCCCGTTGGTCAAGGTGTTTGAGCACCaggacgagtacgaggagaATGTCACTTGGGTGGTGGAGCCACTGGGAGAGGGCACTCTCTTCTACTTCACACAGACAGACGGCATGCGCCAGCTGCCGCTTTCGATCGAAAAGCTGGTCCAGGAGTCGCCCTTTGCGCTCGACGGCAAGGTGTACACAGGCACCCGCAAAACCACTCTGTTTGCCATCGACACACAGACAGGCGAAATCGTACAGAGCTTTGGAGGCGACCTGTCGGGGGTCCGAACGGAGCGGGAAGACGAGCCCGAGTACGGCTCCAATGCGTCCGGAGTCATCATGATCGGACGAACACAGTACGATCTGTCCATCTATCGTCAGGGTGCGTCAGTGTGGAATGTGACATATTCTACATGGGGGCCCAACAACAGAGACATTGATCTGGCCCGACAACACTCGGTATCAATGGACAACTTGTATGTGACGCCGTTTCACGAAAAGCTGCTTGTTGGCGTGGAAACCACTCTGGGATACAGACCTCATTGGGAGACGTACATCCCGAGCTGTGTCATCAACGTCTTTGACATTCTAAAGGACAAGCGGGGTGCAAGTGACGATGGACATGGACAAGACGTTTCCAACGTGCTGCTCCCCCAGCCACGGGTCGAGGCTCCTCAAAACGGCCATGTTCCTGCCATCTACGTGCACCAAGCAGCGGATGGCGGCTTCTTTGCCATCTCCGAGCACTACTTCCCGTATCTCGTCAAGTCTGCTCCTTTGTCAAAGTGGTCCACGTCGTCGTACAGTTCATATCCCAAGGATCGGTTTGCACAAAACCTCGCGGATATCATTTGTGGCGTGCACGACTCGTACTACATGGTGCGACGAGTGAGTCCCGACAAGGACGaaatgctgctgttgaacCCCGCAGGTAGTCAGGCGCTGATTGAGGGTCAACGATATGACGGTGTGAGGGACGGCATGTCTCCTCGGTACGGCAAGGagggccagcagcagggagACAAACGTGGAGACAGCGGCGATTCTACTACTGCGGGTTTCACCTTGTTGTCGCTTTTGCTGCCGCTTCTCGAGAGTCCCATTACCGCTCTCTTGCTGCGGATAGTGGAGAACATTCTCACCGTGGTGGTCATTCTGGGCATTGTCTATGCTGCGATCCGGTTTGATTTTGTGCCTCCTCAGGTGAAGGAGATTATTGACGCTATTTCAGCTCTTAGAAAGGGTGCTGCAAGGGAAGTGGGGGAGAAAGACTcagtggagaaggaggataaggtggagaaggtggagagggaggagaaggaacaaAAGAAAGATAACGCTACGATTGTGTTAGACAAGGTAGATGTgaaggacaaggtggaTGAAATTGTGGTGGACAAGATGGATGTGAGAGAAGAACTGAAGGAAGGGGCCGTGGACGAGACAAAGGTGGACGAGAcgatggaggagacgaaGGAAGCAACGAAGGACGAAACAAAGGACGAAACGAAGGACGAAACGAAGGACGAAACGAAGGAAGAGACGAAGGACGAGACAAAGGACGTCAATGGTGTCGACGTGGAGAAAACAGAAGAAAAGTTTTCCAAGGAGGTCGTGAGCGAAGTCAATGCTGTTGAAAACAACTCAGCAGAAAACGACAGTAGCGATCTACAACCTCTAACCTCTGACGACACCCCTTCCGCTGACACTCTGTCGACCCCTTCGACCCCCAAGGTCAAGTTTGGGGACGTGTCTGTGGTTGCTGACAAGAACAACAGCGATAGCGAATCGGAGGAGTCGAATCTGGCCGAGTCCATAACCTCTCTCAACGGCTCTAGTCTCTCCAAGTCGTCTTCCACCGCGTCAATCACAGGCATGACGCCCAAGAAGCGGAAGAGAGGCAGTCGTGGAGGCCGACGAAAccagaagaacaaggaaGTACCTTCTACGGCTGCGGATGGAGTCATCACTTCGCCAAACTCTGCCGCCGACCTCACACAGGTTGCAGCAGAAAAGTCCGGGCCCATTGTCATTGACAACTCAATCCAGACGCTCTCGCAGCCAGTCTCCGAGCAGGCCGACGACATTCAGTTCCAGAGCTCAGTGCTAGTGGTCTCCAAGGAGATTATTGGCAAGGGTAGTCATGGAACAATTGTGTACAAGGGTACGTTTGAGAATCGGGAGGTTGCGGTCAAGAGAATGCTGGTGGACAATTACGACGTGGCATCTCATGAGGTTTCTCTCCTACAAGAATCGGACGACCATCCCAACGTGATCCGCTACTACTGCAAACAGCAAAACAATCATTTTCTGTACATTGCGTTGGAGTGGTGTCCCGGCACTCTGGAGGATGTGTTTGAAGACTCGAGCGACAAGTTCCCTGGCGTCAAGGAGAATATGAACCACGTGACGGTGTTGGAGCAGATTGCCGAGGGCGTCAAGTACCTGCACTCTCTCAAGATTGTGCATAGAGATATCAAGCCTCAGAATATTCTGGTAGCCCCTGTGAAGAAGCGGCGTGCAAAGAAGGCCAACCCGGACGACAAGTATGCTGTGCGCATGCTAATTTCGGACTTTGGCCTGTGCAAGCGGCTGGAGAACGACCAGTCGAGTTTCCGCGCCACTACCGCCAACGGAGGAGCAGGCACTTCTGGCTGGCGGGCTCCCGAGGTGCTCAATGACGATTCCAACCGACGAGCCACGCGGGCACTTGACATTTTCTCTCTCGGATGTGTGTTCTTCTACGTACTTACAGGCGGTAGTCATCCGTTTGGAGACCGGTACCTCAAGGAGAGCAACATTATCCGGGGCATTTACAATCTGGACGCTTTGGACGAGGCCATTCCTCACTTGGCAGTTGAGGCTCGCGACCTCATCACCCATATGATCTGCAGAGACCCGTCCAAGCGCCCCTCAGCCGAGGAGGTGTGTCGACACCCGCTGTTTTGGAACCacaaggagcagctggatTTTCTGCTGGAGGTGTCTGATCGGTTTGAAATCGAGCCGCGGGATCCTCCGTCGGAACTGCTGATGCAGCTAGAGCGGGACGCGCCGTCAGTCGTGGGCTCCAACtggcaggagcagctggatcctctgctgctcgaaaATCTTGGCAAGTACCGAAAGTACCATGGCGACCGGGTCATGGATCTGTTGCGGGCGTTCCGAAACAAGTACCACCATTTCAACGACATGCCGCcggagctgcagaagctcATGTCTCCGCTGCCCAAGGGGTACATGGAGTACTTTACCAGCCGGTTCCCTAACCTGTTGATGAGTATCTACTACGTTGTCAAGGACAATCTGCGTCACGAGCACGCGTTTGAGCGGTTTTTTGAGGATCATTAG